One part of the Candidatus Flexicrinis affinis genome encodes these proteins:
- a CDS encoding 4Fe-4S binding protein — MNDGTHSAKRSAGRNGHHGPSRTLPVPIIDFERCTGCGLCVRVCPNHALGVIAGCVVVTAPSACNYAGHCERICPTQAINRRFQIVYLAKEKKLMQTVFVADWRDQTVFSPDGPHPQVLLHSDKLKVIIGSLEAGQVIPPHPEALAVYHFLEGSGWMTVDDHRYSVHSGAIIITPEGAARGVEAETRLVFLAARIA, encoded by the coding sequence GTGAACGATGGCACACATTCTGCGAAGCGAAGCGCGGGAAGGAACGGACATCACGGACCGAGTAGAACCCTTCCAGTTCCGATCATCGATTTTGAGCGCTGTACCGGGTGCGGATTATGCGTCCGTGTGTGCCCAAATCATGCCCTGGGGGTAATCGCAGGTTGTGTAGTGGTCACTGCCCCATCCGCATGCAACTATGCCGGGCATTGTGAACGTATCTGCCCGACGCAGGCAATCAACCGCCGGTTTCAGATCGTGTATTTAGCCAAGGAGAAGAAGTTGATGCAAACGGTATTCGTAGCAGACTGGCGCGACCAGACAGTCTTTTCGCCCGATGGCCCGCACCCACAGGTGCTGCTGCACAGCGACAAGCTCAAAGTCATCATTGGCAGTCTTGAGGCTGGACAGGTGATCCCACCACATCCAGAGGCGTTGGCTGTCTATCACTTCCTTGAAGGTTCGGGCTGGATGACCGTTGATGATCATCGCTATTCCGTCCACAGCGGCGCCATCATCATCACACCAGAAGGAGCGGCGCGCGGCGTTGAAGCCGAAACCCGTCTGGTCTTCCTTGCCGCTCGCATCGCTTAA
- a CDS encoding Crp/Fnr family transcriptional regulator, with protein MMLDEGGLGKAKAALAQVTYFANLDADLAEVISRQMQYRQYAAGQIVFLEGEEDVALYIVDTGWLKAVKTSPDGREQVLHFIGSGDIFNAIGVFVADSNPATVIALEASSVWVIEQKNVLDLFDQHPELGRFVIRELAGRVQQLIQIVEDLSLRSIEARLARYLVEQSNQALLARPRWATQAELANRLGTVPDVLNRALRSLVRENLIRVERHQIQILDQAGLKSKAGLDR; from the coding sequence ATGATGCTCGATGAGGGTGGGCTTGGGAAAGCAAAAGCAGCACTGGCACAGGTTACCTATTTCGCCAACCTCGATGCTGATCTTGCCGAAGTGATCAGCCGACAGATGCAGTATCGCCAGTATGCTGCCGGGCAGATTGTCTTCCTCGAAGGGGAAGAAGATGTCGCGCTTTACATCGTTGATACGGGCTGGCTTAAGGCGGTGAAGACCTCGCCCGACGGGCGCGAACAGGTGCTGCACTTCATCGGGTCAGGCGACATCTTCAATGCGATTGGTGTGTTTGTCGCAGACTCTAACCCAGCCACGGTAATTGCCCTGGAAGCCTCGTCCGTTTGGGTGATCGAGCAGAAAAATGTACTCGATCTGTTCGATCAACATCCGGAACTTGGAAGATTTGTCATTCGCGAATTAGCGGGACGCGTGCAGCAGCTCATTCAGATAGTCGAGGATCTTTCGCTGCGAAGTATTGAAGCGCGACTGGCGCGGTATCTGGTTGAACAGTCGAATCAGGCACTCCTGGCCCGCCCTCGCTGGGCGACGCAGGCAGAGCTAGCCAACCGCCTCGGCACCGTCCCGGACGTACTCAACCGCGCACTTCGCAGTCTGGTGCGCGAGAACCTGATCCGAGTTGAACGACATCAGATTCAGATTCTCGATCAGGCTGGACTGAAATCGAAAGCTGGACTGGATCGGTAA
- a CDS encoding DUF2892 domain-containing protein, with the protein MAFVTFMTGNTGRLLRIIVGIVLMTIGLLVVKDTLGTVMSVVALIPIAGGALDFCVIGAVLGYPFRGTAAREQLARERQSR; encoded by the coding sequence ATGGCATTCGTGACATTCATGACTGGAAATACTGGTCGCCTGCTGCGGATCATAGTCGGAATCGTCCTCATGACGATTGGACTGTTGGTCGTTAAGGATACGCTGGGGACGGTAATGTCCGTGGTCGCGCTGATCCCAATCGCGGGCGGCGCACTCGATTTCTGCGTCATAGGCGCAGTACTTGGGTATCCCTTCCGCGGAACCGCTGCCCGTGAACAACTGGCGCGGGAACGCCAATCCCGTTGA